One genomic segment of Rubeoparvulum massiliense includes these proteins:
- the cas2 gene encoding CRISPR-associated endonuclease Cas2, whose amino-acid sequence MFVILVYDFEQKRVAKALKIARKYLYWVQNSVLEGEISQANYVKLKMELENLMDPEYDSVIIYTFRTKKYSDRIEMGLRKGGEDNIL is encoded by the coding sequence ATGTTCGTTATTTTGGTCTATGATTTTGAGCAGAAACGTGTTGCTAAAGCTTTGAAAATTGCTAGGAAGTATTTATACTGGGTACAGAACTCAGTACTTGAGGGTGAAATCTCACAAGCCAATTATGTTAAATTAAAAATGGAGCTAGAAAATCTGATGGATCCAGAATATGATTCTGTGATTATCTATACCTTTCGGACGAAGAAATATTCAGATCGGATTGAAATGGGTCTGAGAAAAGGTGGAGAAGATAATATTCTTTGA
- the cas1b gene encoding type I-B CRISPR-associated endonuclease Cas1b translates to MKKTLYFFNNGELVRQDNTIRFETNEGKRVLPIEDINDIYIFGEVNMTKKFLELMSQKEVCIHFYNYYGYYTGTFYPREHLNSGHVILKQAETYLDDQRRLHLARKFVEGSIIQMTQVLKYYQSRVKQDREQVKETIQSLQSIQERLKEWDTINDLMALEGNARESYYAMFDPILNFNPDFIFEKRSRRPPLNRLNAMISFGNSICYTIVLSEIYKTYLDPRIGFLHATNFRRFSLNLDVAEIFKPLLVDRLIFTLINKRMLTKKDFDGHLEGIILSESGRRKFIQEFDQRLKTTIQHRQLGRAISYRRLIRLELYKVQKQILGEKEYQPYSSRW, encoded by the coding sequence ATGAAAAAAACCTTATATTTTTTCAATAATGGTGAGTTGGTCCGTCAAGATAACACCATTCGATTTGAAACCAACGAAGGCAAGCGTGTTCTTCCGATTGAGGATATCAATGATATCTATATTTTTGGTGAAGTAAATATGACCAAGAAGTTTTTAGAATTGATGTCACAAAAGGAGGTTTGCATCCACTTTTATAATTATTATGGTTATTATACGGGGACTTTTTACCCCCGAGAACATTTGAATTCAGGTCATGTGATATTGAAACAGGCAGAGACCTATTTGGATGATCAAAGACGCTTACACTTGGCACGAAAGTTTGTTGAAGGTTCGATCATTCAGATGACCCAGGTATTAAAATATTATCAAAGTCGGGTAAAGCAGGATCGGGAGCAGGTTAAAGAGACGATTCAGTCTTTACAATCGATTCAGGAGCGCTTAAAAGAATGGGATACCATCAATGATCTGATGGCCTTAGAAGGGAATGCACGGGAATCCTATTATGCAATGTTTGATCCGATTTTGAATTTTAATCCGGATTTTATATTTGAAAAACGTTCTAGACGTCCTCCTTTAAATCGCTTAAATGCAATGATCAGCTTTGGAAATTCCATATGCTATACTATTGTGCTAAGCGAAATCTATAAGACCTATTTAGATCCACGAATTGGTTTTCTCCATGCGACCAACTTTCGTCGCTTCTCATTAAATTTAGATGTGGCAGAGATTTTTAAACCATTGCTAGTAGATCGCCTTATCTTTACATTAATTAATAAGCGAATGCTAACGAAGAAGGACTTTGACGGGCATTTAGAAGGGATCATTTTGTCAGAGAGCGGTCGCCGGAAGTTCATTCAGGAATTTGATCAGAGATTGAAAACAACAATTCAACATCGTCAGCTTGGAAGAGCAATTTCCTATCGTCGGTTAATTCGACTGGAGTTGTATAAGGTTCAGAAGCAAATTCTAGGTGAAAAAGAGTATCAGCCCTATTCTTCACGATGGTAG
- a CDS encoding TetR/AcrR family transcriptional regulator has protein sequence MRDVKDPEVRRAEIMEAALRLFAEKGFLNTTTQDIIDEVKISRGLLYYHFENKEDILYCLVEKYSEPLLRRLSAISYDEEKSALEKVRSFIDATMISPDTITKEMIELQKNVDLEQNHYMMDRFSHRFSNMVTSYFSHIIEQGIAEGVFHVTYPLETAAFLMTGYVFVANDVKALPMEIEQLIQYVTAYKELLERVLGVETPIFTNR, from the coding sequence ATGCGTGATGTGAAAGATCCGGAGGTTCGCAGAGCAGAAATTATGGAAGCAGCACTCCGATTGTTTGCAGAAAAAGGTTTTTTGAACACGACAACACAGGATATTATTGATGAAGTAAAAATATCTCGTGGTTTACTCTATTACCATTTCGAAAACAAGGAGGATATTCTATACTGCTTAGTTGAAAAATATTCAGAACCTTTGCTCCGTCGTTTATCAGCCATTTCATATGACGAAGAGAAATCTGCACTTGAAAAAGTTCGTTCTTTCATTGATGCTACAATGATTTCACCGGATACCATTACAAAAGAAATGATTGAGTTGCAAAAGAATGTTGACCTTGAACAGAATCACTACATGATGGATCGCTTCTCACATAGATTCTCCAATATGGTTACATCTTACTTTTCGCATATCATTGAGCAAGGTATTGCAGAAGGTGTTTTTCATGTAACATATCCACTGGAAACAGCAGCCTTTTTAATGACAGGCTATGTCTTTGTAGCCAATGATGTTAAGGCTTTGCCTATGGAAATTGAACAACTTATTCAATATGTAACCGCTTATAAGGAATTATTGGAACGTGTATTAGGTGTAGAAACACCAATTTTTACGAATAGATAA
- a CDS encoding ABC transporter ATP-binding protein, which produces MLEIKNLTKVYNGTKKAVDNLSISIKAGDIFGFIGANGSGKTSTIKAVVGIHDFEGGEIFIDGHSIKKEPIACKSLLAYIPDNPDLYEHLTGYQYINFIADLYDVSTSERKSRIQKYGDLFEMTPSLRHIISSYSHGMKQRTAIIAAMTHSPKLLILDEPFVGLDPKGAFTLKQIMQECVSSGGAIFFSTHILDVAEKLCNKIAIIKEGKLIASGLTENVKGNRSLEAFFMEVQEA; this is translated from the coding sequence ATGTTAGAAATAAAAAACCTTACGAAAGTTTACAACGGTACAAAAAAGGCGGTTGACAATCTAAGTATTTCGATCAAGGCTGGCGATATTTTTGGCTTTATCGGAGCAAACGGTTCTGGAAAAACATCAACGATCAAAGCAGTAGTTGGAATCCATGACTTTGAAGGTGGAGAAATTTTCATTGATGGTCATTCCATCAAAAAGGAGCCGATCGCTTGTAAATCCTTGCTCGCCTATATCCCTGATAATCCCGACTTATACGAACACCTAACGGGGTATCAATACATCAACTTTATTGCTGATCTGTATGATGTCTCAACTTCTGAGCGGAAATCGAGAATTCAGAAATATGGAGATCTTTTTGAAATGACCCCTAGCCTGCGTCATATCATTTCTTCCTACTCGCATGGTATGAAGCAACGGACCGCAATTATTGCAGCCATGACGCATTCTCCAAAGCTCTTAATATTGGACGAACCTTTTGTCGGACTTGATCCGAAAGGTGCTTTTACGCTGAAACAGATTATGCAAGAATGTGTGTCTAGCGGAGGAGCGATCTTTTTTTCCACTCATATTCTTGATGTTGCAGAAAAGCTTTGCAATAAGATTGCGATTATCAAGGAAGGGAAGCTGATCGCTAGTGGGCTTACAGAGAATGTGAAAGGGAATCGCTCCTTGGAAGCATTCTTTATGGAGGTGCAGGAAGCATGA
- the cas6 gene encoding CRISPR-associated endoribonuclease Cas6, producing MRLKITFRPQHGQLTLPIHYHEIVQGFFYRSIQDFDLAHFLHEIGFVYEKRVYKLFTFSRLEGSYRILKKEKQIQFLERVELSISCVVNELIEDLSNRFVLGQNLQLWGQPIIIEEVATSQLTALEQDKYEIRMLSPLTIYSTFENVEGVQKTQFISPFDSHFSDMIEQNFYKKYMAYYHRQPDGRMKITPQKVTMKDRVVTKYKNLYLTGWMGQYTIESSFDTLQFLYDVGIGAKNPQGFGMFEIL from the coding sequence ATGCGTTTAAAGATCACTTTTCGACCACAACATGGTCAACTCACATTGCCAATTCATTATCACGAAATTGTTCAAGGGTTCTTTTATCGTTCAATTCAGGATTTTGATTTAGCACATTTTTTGCATGAGATTGGTTTTGTTTATGAAAAACGGGTTTATAAACTCTTTACCTTTAGTCGTTTAGAAGGTTCCTATCGCATTTTAAAAAAGGAGAAACAGATTCAATTTTTAGAGCGTGTGGAGCTATCGATCTCTTGTGTAGTTAATGAACTGATTGAAGACTTATCCAATCGCTTTGTATTAGGACAAAATCTTCAGCTATGGGGTCAGCCTATCATTATTGAGGAAGTAGCGACGAGTCAGCTAACGGCGTTGGAACAAGACAAATACGAAATTAGAATGCTGTCACCTTTAACCATCTATAGTACCTTTGAGAATGTAGAAGGTGTTCAGAAGACTCAATTTATCTCACCTTTTGATAGTCACTTTTCAGATATGATTGAACAGAATTTTTATAAAAAATATATGGCCTATTACCATCGCCAACCTGATGGGAGAATGAAAATCACACCACAGAAGGTGACCATGAAGGATCGTGTTGTAACAAAGTATAAGAATTTGTATTTAACAGGCTGGATGGGGCAGTATACGATTGAGAGTTCATTCGATACATTACAATTCTTATATGATGTGGGGATAGGTGCTAAAAACCCTCAAGGATTCGGTATGTTTGAGATTCTTTAA